In Candidatus Sodalis pierantonius str. SOPE, one DNA window encodes the following:
- a CDS encoding YnhF family membrane protein encodes MSRDFAWSLTTTVFSLLVIIIFSFTTVLD; translated from the coding sequence ATGAGCCGCGATTTTGCTTGGTCGTTAACGACTACCGTCTTTTCGCTGTTGGTCATCATTATCTTCAGCTTTACCACCGTATTGGATTGA
- the dtpA gene encoding dipeptide/tripeptide permease DtpA produces MSTANQPTTEPRVTINAFKQPKSFYLIFSIELWERFGYYGLQGILALYLVKMLGLSESASITLFSSFSALVYGFVAIGGWLGDKVLGTKRVIILGTLVLTTGYSMVAWSGHEVFWVYLGMATIAVGSGLFKANPSSLLSTCYEKGDPRLDGAFTMYYMAINIGSFLSMLATPWLAAHYGWSVAFSLSVVGMLITLVNFVLCRGYVKDYGSAPDFEALNGARLLAVIASILVLIPVATWLLHHQDIERMALGVVTLGILLVFAYETLRLDGAARRRMLVAFIMMLEAVVFFVLYSQMPTSLNFFAIHNVETSLLGLNFEPEQFQALNPFWIMLASPLLAAGYNRLGDLLPMPFKFAIGMVLCSLAFLVLPLGAHFASAAGMVSIYWLILSYALQSIGELMISGLGLAMVAQLVPQRLMGFIMGAWFLTTAAAAIIAGFVANLSAVPSDGSDAHHSLQVYSHVFMQIGICTGVIAVLMLAFAPKLNRLARADGAVQPAQKGMMPATQGE; encoded by the coding sequence GTGTCAACTGCAAACCAACCAACCACGGAACCCCGCGTGACCATCAACGCGTTCAAGCAACCGAAATCGTTTTATCTCATTTTTTCCATCGAACTGTGGGAGCGATTCGGCTACTACGGCCTACAGGGTATCCTGGCCCTTTACCTGGTAAAAATGCTGGGCCTGTCGGAATCCGCCTCCATTACCTTGTTTTCGTCCTTCAGCGCGCTAGTGTATGGCTTTGTCGCCATCGGCGGCTGGCTGGGCGACAAAGTGCTCGGCACCAAACGCGTCATCATTCTCGGCACCCTGGTGCTCACCACCGGTTACAGCATGGTGGCCTGGTCCGGTCATGAGGTTTTCTGGGTTTATCTCGGTATGGCCACCATTGCCGTCGGCAGCGGTCTGTTCAAAGCCAACCCGTCCTCCCTGCTGTCCACCTGCTATGAAAAAGGCGATCCGCGCCTGGACGGCGCCTTTACCATGTATTACATGGCCATCAACATCGGCTCGTTCCTGTCGATGCTGGCAACGCCTTGGCTGGCGGCGCATTACGGCTGGAGCGTGGCGTTTTCGTTAAGCGTCGTCGGGATGCTTATCACGCTGGTGAACTTTGTGTTGTGCCGCGGCTACGTGAAAGATTACGGTTCAGCGCCAGATTTTGAGGCGCTTAACGGGGCGCGTCTGCTGGCGGTGATTGCCAGCATTCTGGTGCTTATCCCCGTCGCCACCTGGTTGCTGCATCATCAGGACATCGAGCGTATGGCCCTCGGCGTGGTGACGCTCGGCATTTTGCTGGTTTTCGCCTATGAAACCCTGCGTCTTGACGGCGCGGCGCGTCGCCGTATGTTGGTCGCGTTCATCATGATGCTGGAGGCGGTGGTCTTCTTCGTGCTCTATAGCCAGATGCCGACCTCCCTTAACTTTTTCGCTATCCATAATGTTGAAACCTCGCTGCTGGGACTGAATTTTGAACCTGAGCAGTTTCAAGCGCTGAATCCTTTCTGGATCATGCTTGCCAGCCCATTACTGGCGGCGGGATATAATCGCTTGGGGGATCTCCTGCCGATGCCGTTCAAGTTTGCCATCGGTATGGTGCTGTGTTCGCTGGCCTTCCTGGTGCTGCCGCTGGGTGCGCATTTCGCCAGCGCGGCCGGCATGGTGTCGATTTACTGGCTCATTCTGAGCTATGCGCTGCAAAGCATTGGCGAGTTGATGATCTCCGGACTCGGTCTGGCGATGGTGGCGCAGCTGGTTCCGCAGCGTTTGATGGGGTTCATCATGGGCGCCTGGTTCCTAACCACCGCCGCGGCGGCGATTATCGCCGGCTTCGTCGCCAACTTATCCGCGGTACCGTCCGACGGGAGCGATGCGCACCACTCTTTGCAGGTCTATAGCCATGTGTTTATGCAGATAGGCATCTGCACCGGCGTCATCGCCGTGCTGATGCTGGCGTTCGCGCCGAAGCTTAACCGCCTGGCTCGGGCGGACGGTGCGGTGCAACCGGCGCAAAAGGGCATGATGCCGGCGACGCAGGGCGAGTAA
- a CDS encoding MliC family protein gives MMRNPMVILSLALAASACSYPGGRSAQTETLHYQCGTLPLTVTLDNVHERVNVILDGQQLSLPQVASGARYSDGQYSFWSKGEWAFIERQDKIIVDDCVIQSAAGK, from the coding sequence ATGATGCGAAACCCGATGGTGATCCTCTCCCTGGCGCTGGCCGCCTCGGCCTGTAGCTATCCCGGCGGTCGATCCGCGCAAACGGAAACATTGCATTATCAGTGCGGCACGCTGCCGCTGACCGTGACGTTGGATAACGTTCACGAGCGGGTGAACGTTATCCTTGACGGCCAGCAGCTGAGTTTGCCGCAGGTTGCCTCCGGCGCCCGCTATAGCGATGGCCAATACAGCTTCTGGTCGAAGGGCGAGTGGGCGTTTATCGAGCGACAAGACAAAATCATCGTCGATGATTGTGTCATCCAGAGCGCGGCGGGTAAATGA
- the nth gene encoding endonuclease III: MNKTKRYDMLCRLQANNPHPTTELEYRSPFELLIAVLLSAQATDVSVNKATRLLFPVANTPQAMLALGVEGVKSYIKSIGLFNSKAENIIKTCRLLLERHQGVVPEDRAALEALPGVGRKTANVVLNTAFGWPTIAVDTHIFRVTNRTRFAVGKDVEAVEQKLLAVVPKAFQVDCHHWFILHGRYTCIARKPRCGSCLIEDLCEYDQKHYPQ, encoded by the coding sequence ATGAATAAAACCAAGCGTTATGACATGCTTTGCCGCCTGCAGGCCAATAATCCTCACCCCACCACCGAGTTGGAGTACCGTTCGCCTTTCGAGCTGTTAATCGCGGTACTGCTCTCGGCACAGGCCACCGATGTCAGCGTCAATAAGGCCACCCGCCTGTTATTTCCGGTGGCCAATACGCCGCAGGCCATGCTGGCGCTGGGGGTGGAGGGCGTCAAAAGCTATATCAAATCGATAGGACTCTTTAACAGCAAAGCGGAAAATATCATTAAAACTTGTCGGCTGCTGCTAGAGCGGCACCAGGGCGTGGTACCCGAGGACCGCGCCGCGCTGGAGGCGCTGCCGGGCGTCGGGCGCAAAACCGCCAATGTCGTGCTGAATACCGCTTTCGGCTGGCCGACGATCGCCGTGGATACCCATATTTTCCGCGTCACCAACCGTACCCGTTTTGCGGTTGGCAAAGACGTGGAAGCGGTGGAGCAAAAGCTGTTGGCCGTCGTGCCGAAAGCGTTTCAGGTCGATTGCCACCATTGGTTTATTCTCCACGGCCGCTATACTTGCATCGCTCGTAAACCGCGCTGCGGCTCCTGCCTGATTGAAGATCTGTGTGAGTACGATCAAAAACATTATCCGCAATAA
- the gloA gene encoding lactoylglutathione lyase — protein sequence MRLLHTMLRVGDLQRSIDFYTKTLEMLLLRTSENPEYKYTLEFVGYTDESDGAVIELTYNWGVESYDLGSAYGHIALGVDNAAAACERIRQAGGKVTREAGPVKGGTTIIAFIEDPDGYKIELIENKHAGQGVGN from the coding sequence ATGCGTTTATTACATACCATGCTGCGGGTAGGCGATTTACAACGCTCCATCGATTTTTACACCAAAACCCTTGAAATGCTATTACTGCGCACCAGCGAAAATCCGGAATACAAATATACGTTGGAGTTCGTGGGGTATACCGACGAGAGCGACGGCGCGGTCATCGAGCTGACCTATAATTGGGGCGTGGAGAGTTACGATTTGGGCAGCGCCTATGGCCATATCGCCTTGGGCGTGGACAATGCGGCCGCCGCCTGCGAACGCATTCGCCAGGCCGGTGGCAAAGTAACCCGCGAAGCCGGGCCGGTGAAAGGCGGAACTACCATTATCGCCTTTATTGAAGATCCGGACGGTTATAAAATCGAACTGATTGAAAACAAACACGCCGGTCAAGGCGTCGGCAATTAA
- the rnt gene encoding ribonuclease T, whose translation MVEIDDLNTLRARFRGFYPVVIDVETAGFNAGTDALLEIAAVTLKMDNDGWLHADNTLHFHVDPFPGALLQPEALAFNGIDPHNPLRGAVTEYEALHEIFKLVRKGIKDQDCNRAIIVAHNAAFDYSFFMAAAGRAGLKRNPFHPFATFDTAALSGLVLGQTVLAKACSAAGIAFDNGEAHSALYDTERTATLFCELVNRWKRLGGWPVALPATGDAEEEACAAQDRANPTIDL comes from the coding sequence ATGGTTGAAATAGACGATCTGAACACCCTCCGCGCCCGCTTTCGCGGCTTTTATCCCGTTGTCATTGATGTGGAAACCGCGGGATTCAACGCCGGGACCGATGCCCTGCTAGAAATCGCTGCCGTCACCCTGAAAATGGATAATGACGGCTGGCTGCACGCCGACAACACCCTGCACTTCCACGTCGACCCTTTCCCCGGCGCGCTGCTGCAGCCGGAAGCGCTGGCCTTTAACGGTATCGATCCGCACAACCCCCTGCGCGGCGCAGTGACCGAATATGAAGCCTTGCATGAAATCTTCAAACTGGTACGTAAAGGAATTAAAGATCAGGACTGCAACCGCGCCATTATAGTCGCCCACAATGCGGCTTTTGATTACAGCTTTTTCATGGCCGCCGCCGGTCGCGCCGGCCTGAAACGCAACCCTTTCCATCCCTTCGCCACCTTTGATACGGCGGCGCTCAGCGGGCTGGTGCTCGGCCAGACCGTGCTGGCGAAAGCCTGTAGCGCCGCCGGCATTGCCTTTGACAACGGTGAAGCGCATTCGGCGCTCTATGACACCGAACGTACCGCGACCCTGTTTTGTGAATTGGTCAATCGCTGGAAACGTCTGGGCGGCTGGCCGGTCGCGCTACCCGCCACGGGTGACGCCGAAGAAGAGGCTTGCGCCGCGCAGGATCGCGCCAACCCCACTATCGATCTGTAA
- the slyA gene encoding transcriptional regulator SlyA encodes MESPLGSDLARLVRVWRALIDHRLKPLELTQTHWITLHNICQLPPEQSQIQLAKAIGIEQPSLVRTLDQLEEKGLITRHTCANDRRAKRIKLTESADPIIKEVNNVIDSTRDEILNGISQEEIQLLSNMIAKLEKNILELYNKS; translated from the coding sequence TTGGAATCGCCATTAGGATCAGATTTGGCGCGACTTGTTCGAGTATGGCGCGCTTTAATTGACCACCGCTTAAAGCCTTTAGAACTCACACAGACGCATTGGATCACTTTACATAATATTTGCCAGTTACCCCCTGAGCAGTCTCAGATTCAACTGGCGAAGGCTATCGGCATCGAACAGCCATCGTTGGTGCGGACGCTGGATCAGCTCGAAGAAAAAGGGCTTATCACTCGGCACACCTGCGCCAATGACCGCCGGGCGAAGCGGATCAAACTGACCGAATCTGCTGACCCTATTATCAAAGAAGTGAACAATGTTATCGACAGCACTCGAGATGAAATTCTCAATGGCATTAGCCAGGAGGAGATTCAGTTGCTGAGCAATATGATTGCCAAACTGGAAAAAAATATTCTGGAGCTATATAACAAGTCTTGA
- the slyB gene encoding outer membrane lipoprotein SlyB → MMKRLIVVALAGMALAGCANNSTLSGDVYSASEAKQVQSVTYGTLVGVRPVQIQGGEDSNVIGAIGGAVLGGFLGNTVGGGSGRSLATAAGAVAGGVAGSNVEGAVNRTQGVELEVRKDDGNTIMVVQKQGNTRFSVGQRVALASNGRTITVSPR, encoded by the coding sequence ATGATGAAACGTTTGATCGTGGTGGCACTGGCCGGTATGGCGCTGGCGGGTTGCGCCAATAACAGCACGCTGTCCGGCGATGTTTATTCCGCCTCTGAGGCCAAACAGGTTCAAAGCGTGACGTACGGTACCCTGGTCGGGGTACGGCCGGTGCAGATTCAGGGCGGTGAAGACTCCAATGTCATAGGCGCTATCGGCGGCGCGGTACTGGGCGGGTTCTTAGGGAATACCGTCGGGGGCGGCAGCGGCCGCAGCCTGGCCACCGCGGCGGGCGCCGTCGCCGGCGGCGTGGCCGGTTCAAACGTCGAAGGCGCGGTAAACCGGACCCAGGGCGTGGAGCTTGAAGTGCGTAAAGACGACGGCAACACCATTATGGTGGTGCAAAAACAGGGCAATACCCGCTTCAGCGTGGGACAACGCGTGGCGCTAGCCAGCAACGGCCGCACCATCACCGTTTCACCGCGTTAA
- the purR gene encoding HTH-type transcriptional repressor PurR, whose product MATIKDVAKHAGVSTTTVSHVINKTRFVAPETKRAVWDAIKQLSYSPSAVARSLKVNRTKSIGLLASTSEAPYFAEIIESIELHCFAKRYTLILCNSHNETSKQQAYLQMLAQKRVDGLLVMCVEYPEALLRLLEEYRHIPMVVMDWGEVRGDFTDTIVDNAFAGGYMATRYLLDRGHRDIGAIPGQLARNTGGGRHRGYLHALKEADILPNQAWIVQGDFEPASGYRAMQHILAQSHRPSAIFCGGGEMAMGALCAIHEHGLRVPQDISLIGYDNVSHSRYFTPALTTVDQPKAVLGESALTMLLDRIISKREAAQTIEVHPTLVERCSVADDPYHNR is encoded by the coding sequence ATGGCAACCATAAAAGATGTAGCCAAACACGCGGGGGTATCAACGACCACGGTTTCCCATGTGATTAATAAAACCCGCTTCGTGGCGCCGGAGACCAAACGCGCCGTATGGGACGCCATCAAACAGCTCAGCTATTCCCCCAGCGCGGTGGCGCGCAGCCTGAAGGTCAACCGCACCAAATCCATCGGTCTGTTGGCCAGCACCAGCGAAGCCCCCTATTTCGCCGAGATAATTGAATCCATAGAGCTTCACTGTTTTGCCAAACGCTACACCCTTATCCTGTGCAATTCCCACAACGAAACATCGAAACAGCAGGCCTATTTGCAAATGCTGGCGCAAAAGCGGGTCGATGGGCTGCTGGTGATGTGCGTTGAATACCCCGAAGCCCTGCTGCGGCTATTGGAAGAATATCGCCATATTCCCATGGTGGTGATGGATTGGGGTGAGGTGCGCGGCGATTTTACCGATACCATCGTCGATAATGCCTTTGCCGGCGGTTATATGGCCACCCGCTATTTACTCGATCGCGGCCACCGGGATATTGGCGCCATTCCCGGCCAGCTGGCGCGCAACACCGGCGGCGGACGCCACCGCGGTTATCTTCATGCGTTAAAAGAGGCCGATATTCTGCCCAACCAGGCCTGGATCGTTCAAGGTGATTTCGAACCGGCTTCCGGTTATCGCGCCATGCAACATATTCTGGCCCAGTCTCACCGTCCCAGCGCGATATTTTGCGGCGGCGGCGAGATGGCGATGGGCGCATTGTGCGCCATCCACGAGCATGGGCTGCGCGTACCGCAAGACATTTCACTGATAGGCTACGATAATGTCAGCCACTCACGGTATTTCACCCCCGCGCTTACCACGGTGGATCAGCCCAAGGCCGTATTGGGGGAATCCGCGCTGACCATGCTGCTTGATAGGATCATCAGCAAGCGGGAAGCCGCGCAGACAATTGAGGTCCATCCCACCCTGGTGGAGCGCTGTTCGGTGGCCGATGACCCCTACCATAACCGCTAA
- a CDS encoding Grx4 family monothiol glutaredoxin, with translation MTTTIEKIQQQIAENPILLYMKGSPKLPGCGFSAQAVQALSASGERFAYVDVLTNPDIRAELPKFANWPTFPQLWVDGELIGGCDIVIEMYQRGELQPLIKETAVKYNSQADNAQ, from the coding sequence ATGACCACGACTATCGAAAAAATTCAGCAACAGATCGCCGAGAATCCGATTCTTCTGTACATGAAGGGCTCGCCTAAATTACCGGGCTGCGGTTTTTCCGCCCAGGCGGTACAGGCGCTGTCCGCCAGCGGTGAGCGTTTTGCCTATGTCGATGTGCTAACCAATCCGGATATCCGCGCTGAACTGCCAAAATTCGCCAACTGGCCGACCTTCCCGCAGCTGTGGGTGGACGGCGAGCTTATCGGCGGCTGCGACATTGTCATTGAAATGTACCAGCGCGGCGAGCTGCAGCCGCTGATTAAAGAAACGGCGGTAAAATACAATTCGCAAGCGGATAACGCGCAGTAA
- the tyrS gene encoding tyrosine--tRNA ligase, whose product MASSNLIQQLQERGLIAQVTDEKALAERLVAGPIALYCGFDPTADSLHLGHLVPLLCLKRFQLAGHRPVALVGGATGLIGDPSFKATERKLNTAETVQEWVEKIKRQVSSFLDFDCGENSAIAANNYDWFGSMNVLTFLRDIGKHFSVNQMINKEAVKQRLNRDDSGISFTEFSYNLLQGYDFACLNKQYGVALQIGGSDQWGNITSGIDLTRRLHQNTVYGLTVPLITKADGTKFGKTEGGAVWLDPSKTSPYKFYQFWINTTDSDVYRFLKFFTFLSLSAIEALEQEDRASDKAPRAQYVLAEEVTLMVHGEKGLAAAKRITASLFTGALADLTEDDFAQLAQDGMPTVALARGADLQQALVAAELVPSRGQARTMISSNAVAVNGEKQASPEYVFNDADRLYGRYTLLRRGKKHYCLLNWQ is encoded by the coding sequence ATGGCAAGCAGTAACCTAATACAACAATTGCAAGAGCGGGGCCTGATTGCCCAGGTCACGGACGAGAAGGCGCTGGCCGAGCGGTTGGTGGCTGGGCCGATCGCGCTATATTGCGGCTTCGATCCCACCGCCGACAGCTTGCATTTGGGACATCTGGTGCCCTTGCTATGCCTCAAACGCTTTCAACTGGCCGGCCACCGTCCGGTGGCGCTGGTGGGGGGGGCTACCGGGCTTATCGGCGATCCCAGCTTCAAAGCGACCGAGCGCAAGCTCAATACCGCGGAAACCGTCCAGGAATGGGTGGAAAAAATCAAACGCCAGGTATCGTCGTTCCTCGATTTTGATTGTGGCGAAAATAGCGCCATCGCCGCCAACAATTATGATTGGTTTGGCTCGATGAACGTGTTGACCTTTCTGCGCGATATCGGTAAGCACTTTTCCGTCAATCAGATGATCAATAAAGAAGCGGTAAAGCAGCGGTTGAACCGCGATGATAGCGGCATTTCCTTTACCGAGTTCTCTTATAATTTGTTGCAGGGCTACGATTTCGCCTGCCTGAACAAGCAGTATGGCGTGGCGCTGCAGATTGGCGGCTCGGATCAGTGGGGGAACATTACCTCCGGCATCGATTTGACGCGCAGGCTGCACCAAAACACGGTGTATGGCCTGACGGTGCCGCTTATCACCAAAGCGGACGGCACCAAATTCGGCAAGACCGAGGGCGGCGCGGTGTGGCTGGATCCCAGCAAGACCAGTCCCTATAAGTTTTATCAGTTTTGGATTAATACCACCGACAGCGACGTGTATCGCTTCTTGAAATTCTTCACCTTCCTGTCGCTTTCCGCTATTGAGGCGCTGGAACAAGAGGATCGCGCCAGCGACAAAGCCCCTCGTGCCCAATATGTGCTGGCGGAAGAGGTCACCCTCATGGTTCACGGCGAGAAAGGGTTGGCGGCGGCAAAGCGTATTACCGCTAGCCTGTTCACCGGTGCGCTGGCGGACCTGACCGAGGATGATTTCGCCCAATTGGCTCAGGACGGCATGCCGACGGTCGCCCTTGCGCGCGGCGCGGATTTACAGCAGGCGCTGGTGGCGGCTGAACTGGTGCCGTCGCGCGGCCAGGCCCGTACCATGATAAGTTCCAACGCGGTGGCGGTAAACGGCGAAAAACAGGCATCGCCGGAGTATGTGTTTAACGACGCCGACAGGCTGTATGGCCGTTATACCCTGCTGCGCCGGGGTAAAAAACACTACTGTCTGCTCAACTGGCAATAG
- the pdxY gene encoding pyridoxal kinase PdxY, protein MKNALSIQSHVVYGHAGNSSAVFPMRRMGVNVWPLNTVQFSNHTQYGQWTGCVMPATHLTEIVKGIAAIDGLKRCDAVLSGYIGAPEQGEHILTIVQQVKKANPAALYLLDPVMGDPDKGCIVASGVAEFHCKAGLLAADIIAPNLLELEQLSGHRVSSVDEAVATARELIQRGPRMVLVKHLSYAGYDPQSFEMVLVTADQAWHTRRPLVDFGARKPVGVGDLTSGLLLVNLLKGLSPQKALEHVTAAVYEVMKQTKESAEYELQVVAAQDQIALPQHHFPASPVV, encoded by the coding sequence ATGAAGAATGCTCTCTCTATCCAGTCTCACGTGGTTTACGGTCATGCGGGCAATAGCTCCGCGGTGTTCCCCATGCGCCGGATGGGCGTTAATGTGTGGCCGCTCAATACCGTGCAGTTTTCTAACCACACCCAGTATGGTCAGTGGACCGGCTGCGTGATGCCCGCGACGCACCTGACGGAGATTGTGAAAGGGATAGCGGCAATAGATGGCCTCAAGCGCTGTGATGCGGTGCTGAGCGGCTATATTGGCGCGCCGGAGCAGGGAGAGCATATCTTGACTATTGTGCAGCAGGTGAAAAAGGCGAACCCCGCCGCCCTGTACCTGCTGGATCCGGTGATGGGCGACCCGGACAAGGGATGTATCGTTGCGTCGGGCGTGGCGGAATTCCACTGCAAAGCCGGGCTGCTGGCCGCCGATATTATCGCGCCGAATTTGCTTGAACTGGAGCAGCTTAGCGGACATCGCGTAAGTTCGGTGGATGAGGCGGTCGCTACCGCCCGCGAACTGATTCAGCGCGGACCGCGCATGGTGCTGGTAAAACATCTCAGCTACGCCGGTTATGATCCCCAAAGTTTTGAAATGGTGCTGGTTACCGCCGACCAAGCCTGGCATACCCGTCGACCGCTGGTGGATTTTGGCGCCCGTAAGCCGGTGGGGGTGGGGGATCTCACCAGCGGCCTGCTGCTGGTGAATCTACTAAAGGGGTTGAGCCCGCAGAAAGCGCTGGAGCACGTCACCGCGGCGGTGTATGAGGTGATGAAACAGACCAAAGAGAGCGCGGAATATGAATTGCAGGTGGTGGCGGCGCAAGACCAAATCGCGCTGCCGCAGCATCATTTCCCGGCGTCGCCGGTGGTGTAA
- a CDS encoding riboflavin synthase, with protein MFTGIVQATAPITAIEEKDHFRTHHVRLPAALLPGLTIGASVAHNGCCLTVTVIAGDVVSFDLMKETLRLTNLGTLKVGDEINLERAATLQAEIGGHLMSGHIICTAELTKIVTSENNRQIWFSLPDRALMKYILHKGYIGVDGISLTVGEVAGNRFCVHLIPETLLRTTLGKKRLGDSVNIEIDPQTQAIVDTVERVLAARERA; from the coding sequence ATGTTTACGGGGATTGTTCAGGCCACCGCGCCCATTACCGCGATTGAGGAAAAAGACCATTTTCGTACCCATCACGTCCGCCTGCCGGCGGCGCTGTTGCCGGGTTTGACCATCGGCGCGTCGGTGGCCCATAACGGATGTTGCCTGACAGTGACCGTCATCGCGGGCGACGTGGTCAGCTTCGATCTGATGAAAGAAACGCTCCGGCTGACCAACTTAGGCACGCTTAAGGTTGGCGATGAGATCAACCTGGAACGGGCGGCGACCCTGCAGGCGGAGATTGGCGGTCATCTGATGTCAGGGCATATTATCTGCACAGCCGAATTGACCAAAATCGTGACCTCAGAGAACAATCGGCAAATTTGGTTTTCCTTGCCGGACAGGGCGCTGATGAAATACATCCTGCATAAGGGTTATATCGGTGTTGACGGTATTAGCCTGACGGTAGGCGAAGTCGCGGGCAACCGTTTTTGCGTACATTTAATTCCTGAAACGTTGCTGCGCACCACGCTCGGTAAGAAACGACTCGGCGATAGCGTCAATATCGAAATCGACCCGCAGACGCAGGCGATTGTCGACACCGTGGAGCGGGTTTTGGCGGCGCGCGAGCGCGCCTGA
- the pdxH gene encoding pyridoxamine 5'-phosphate oxidase produces the protein MTEHSIDITALRREYTRGGLRRADLTAEPMALFEQWLKQACAAQLPDATAMSVGTVDADGQPYQRLVLLKHFDSQGMVFYTNLGSRKATHLAHNPRISLHFPWHALERQILVLGRAERLSVIEVMKYFHSRPRDSQIGAWVSRQSSRISARGVLESKFLELKQKFAQGEVPLPSFWGGYRVTIDAMEFWQGGEHRLHDRFLYRCEEGGWHIDRLAP, from the coding sequence ATGACTGAACATTCAATCGATATTACCGCCCTGCGCAGGGAATATACCCGGGGCGGGTTGCGTCGCGCCGATTTAACGGCGGAGCCTATGGCTTTGTTCGAGCAGTGGCTCAAGCAAGCCTGCGCTGCGCAGCTTCCCGATGCCACCGCCATGAGCGTGGGTACCGTGGACGCGGACGGTCAGCCGTACCAGCGGCTGGTATTGCTTAAACATTTCGACAGCCAGGGTATGGTGTTCTACACCAATCTCGGCAGCCGCAAAGCTACGCATTTAGCGCATAATCCCCGCATCAGCCTGCACTTTCCCTGGCACGCGCTGGAGCGGCAGATTCTGGTGCTGGGCCGCGCGGAGCGGCTCTCGGTCATCGAGGTGATGAAGTACTTTCACAGCCGCCCGCGCGACAGTCAGATAGGCGCCTGGGTCTCGCGGCAATCCAGCCGGATCTCCGCCCGCGGCGTGTTGGAAAGTAAGTTCCTGGAGCTGAAACAGAAATTTGCCCAGGGCGAGGTGCCGCTGCCCAGCTTCTGGGGCGGTTATCGGGTCACTATCGATGCGATGGAATTCTGGCAGGGCGGTGAACACCGCTTGCACGACAGATTTCTCTATCGGTGTGAAGAGGGCGGTTGGCACATTGATCGGCTGGCTCCCTAG